GTCCGACAGTTCCCCGATTTCATCCCGTGACCTGACCGGCACACGGTAACCAAGCTCGCCCCCGGCGATATGACGCACTCCGGAGATAAGGTTACGGACAGGACGGGTAATCTGCCGGGTAAGCACCAGTCCGACCAGTAAAGCTACCCCGGCGGCAATCAGACCGGCTTGCCACAGTGAGTCATTGACCCGGTCTAAAAAGTCCTCCTCGGCGCCGAGCATCATCGGCATCATGTGAGCGCCTGCTCCGCCCATGTGACCCATCCCCATCCCCTGCCTGCCTGATACCAGCAGGTACAGTTCACCCACCGCCTCTCCGGACGCGGTTATCACCACGCCACCGCTCAGACCGGTCTCCTGGATTTGTCTACCCAGCCATTGTCTATCAGTATCAGCCATAATCACCCCGGAACGGTCAGCCACCAGTATCCGTTCCCCGGCTGACCTCAGCGAGGTCGCCATGACCTCCTGAATATCTCCCCAGCCCTGTTCCCCTGCATAGAACTCCCCGAGGTTATCAGCAACCATCCGGGCATACATCAGGTTACCCTGCGAGACATACTGTTGAAATTCACGGGTAGTGCTGCGGTTGGTGAGGTACGCCATCAGTCCTACCGATACCACCACCATCAGCAGCAGAGCGACGCCCAGCTTCCAGCTCAGACTACGCACTTCGTTGCTCCTCCAGCTTATAACCGACCCCATATACGGTCTTGATATAACGAGGGTGCTCCGGGTCCGGCTCCAGCTTCTTGCGCAGGTTCTTGATATGGCTGTCGACGGTACGCTCATAGCCTTCATAAGCATCGCCCTTTACACCGTCCAGAAGCTGCATCCGGCTGTAAACCCGCCCCGGGCTTCCCGCCATCATCTTTAGCAGGTCAAACTCGATAGGGGTAAGCTCCACAGGCTGATCGGCGCGGCGCACCAGACGCCTGTCCACATCAACAGTGATGTCCCCAACCTGGAGAGCAGTACCGGAGACTACTTTGCCTTCGCTCCGGCGCAGTACCGCCCTGACACGGGAGATGACTTCCTTGGGGTCAAATGGCTTGGTGATGTAGTCATCGGCTCCAAGCTCCAGTCCAATGACCTTATCAGTAATATCGTCACGGGCGGTGAGCATGATAACCGGGACATCCGATTCGCGGCGCAGCTCACGGCAGACATCCCACCCCGAGACCTCGGGGAGCATCAGGTCAAGAATAATCAGGTCAGGCAGGTCACGGCGGGCGGATTCCAGGGCAGACTTACCATCATAGGCAGCCATGACTTTATAACCCTCTTTTTCCAGATAGGCTTTGACGATTTCAACTATCTTTTTCTCGTCATCAACGACCAGTATTTTTTTCACTATTCTACCCTGTCAAACTCCACCGAACATGATAATTTTAGCACCTTTAACCTTCCTGACAAAATGGGCTTGCCTTAAAAGTCATCGCCATGTCACCCTGAGCACGTTCGCTTCGCTCAGTATAAACTCCGCGAAGGGTCTCGGGGTGGCGTAAAGCCAACAAAACCAACGGGGGGAGAGTATTCTCCCCCCGTTCTCTGCCTGTGCTGTGGTCTAGTTAAATCTCAGTCCGCGGCCGTTCATCATACCGCCGTAGCCGGTGCCAGTTCCATTACCCCAGCCACCCATCATACCGCCGTAGCCAGTGCCGTTGTTCCAGCCACCCATCATGCCGTAACCGGTGCCCGTTCCATTACCCCAGCCGTGCATCATCCCGTAGCCCAAGCCGGTCCCGGCCGCGCCATAGCCGCAATGTCCGTTGACACCGGCAAAACCGCCGGCGGTGTTAACCGCCACGCGGATCCTCTGCTCCATTTGCTGGAGCATGAAGTTCGCCTGTTCCTGCGTGAGGACACCAGCTTCCACGCGGGACTGGACAGCTTCTCTTTGAGCAATCGTGATTGCCCCGACCAGTTCGTCCTCAGTCACTCCCTGGGCCGCAGCAATCTCAACCAGACTCTTCCCATCCTGAAGCTGCTGCCAGACCTCCTCGTGGGTCAGCCCCAGCAGGTCGGTGATTGCCTCGGAACAAAGCTCACCATGCCAGCCCTGACCGGGGTAACAACCTTCGGCATACGGCTCCACCTCTTCGGGAGCGTCAGCGAAAACCGTGCTGCCCAGGGTTAAAGCCAGCAGCGCGGCAACGCCGAGTCCGATTCCCAGTACCTTAAACCTCTTCTTCATCTTCTTGCCTCCTTTCTTTATTCTATTTTAGCCGGTCTATCCGGCTGCTATTATCATTTTGAGGCAAAATTATGGAGCAATTATGGAGGTCGGGTGTAAAAACCGTGTAATTTCTTGACAGGTCTTCCACGGGGTAAAGCATAGCACTGGTTCTGCATGGCAGAAGCGTGGTTCCCGGCGAGGATTACCGACTCGCCCCGAGCAACTCGAGCATGGAAGCTGTATCCGTGGCGGGTAGCTGGCACTGGTAGTTACGGCAGACATAGACGGTAGCCATGCCCTTAATGCCGGAATAGTTCCTGATGAACGGCACGATACTATCAATCCCGGCAGACTCCCCAATCGGGCGCAGCATTACCACCTTGTTGGGGATAAAGCTCCGGTTCAGCGCTCGGAGGATCTCCCCGGTATCATCTCCCTGTGGATCGCCGACAATAATCACTTCATAAGATGGTCCGGCGGCAAAGTCAACGGCAACCATGAGCTGGGTATGCGCCGACGGCATTTCAGCGACAGTCCCGGCAAAGGCAGCGCCGATTTCAGCCGACTTTCGTTCAAGGTCGGCATCAGCCGTCAGCCGTCCCAGGCGGATCAGGTTCAACATGGCCATTGAGTTCCCTGAAGGGACCGCCCCGTCATAAATCTCCTTCTGGCGGATGAGGAGACCCTCGGCATCATCGGCGGTGAAATAAAAACCGCCGCCAGCCGCGTCCCGGAAATGTTGCACCATTCCCCGGTTAATTTCGAGCGCGCTTCGGAGATAACCAACCTCAAAGGAGGTCTCGTACATCTCCAGCATTGCGTAAACCAGGAAAGCATGATCGTCCAGATTACCTTCAACCGCCGCCTCACCATCCCGGTAACGGTGCAGCAGCCGACCGTCAGGACTGCGCAGGCGGTTCAAAATAAAATCAGCGGCACGCCGGGCAGCAGCGGCATACTGCGGCGCGTCCAGGATACGGGCACCCTTAGCCAGCGCGGCTATCATCAAACCATTCCAGTCGGTTAATATCTTGTCGTCTTTGTCCGGATGGACCCTCTGATTGCGGCCGGCAAATAATTTCTGCCTTATACCATCAATACGTTCCTGGAAGTCTGTCAACCCCATCCCCGCTTCAGCAGCCATTTCCTCAACAGACCTGGCCAGGTACAGAATATTGTTGCCCGTTTTCACTCCCGACGCTTCGTCGGCAAAGTTCCCCTCTGCGGTGACATTAAACACCTTGACCGCCAGCTCCGCTTCGGCGGCGGACAGCAACTTACCCATTTCATCCCGCGTCCAGAGATAGAACTTGCCTTCTTCCCCCTCGCTATCAGCGTCCTCGGCCGAGTAAAATCCGCCTTCCGGCGACTGCATATCACGCAGAACGTAGCTGAATATCTCGCGGGCAGTTTCAGCATATTCCTCCCGTCCGGTCGCCTGATAAGCCTCGAGGTAAGCCGTCGCCAGGAGTGCCTGGTCGTAGAGCATCTTTTCAAAATGGGGCACCAGCCACCGCGCATCTGTCGAGTAGCGGTGAAAACCGAAACCGACATGGTCATAAATACCGCCAAACCGCATCGCCCGGAGCGTTTTCTCTGCCATGAACAGGGCATTCCCGTCACCGCTACGCTTCCAGTAACGCAACAAAAAGAGCAGATGGTGCGGGCTGGGGAATTTGGGGGCAGCTCCAAAACCGCCATGCTGACCATCAAAGCGCCCCGCCAGCTGCTGATAGGCCAGACGCAATACCGGCTCACCCGGCTCCGGGCCCGGCATACCTGAAGTCTCCCTTTGCAGAGCCGCCATAATCTGACCCGTTGAACTCAGTACCTCGGAGCGACGCTCTGTCCAGAGTTCCCGGACCCGCGGCACCAGTTCCAGCATTCCGATACGCCCGAAACGGGTCTTTCTTGGGATATAGGTACCGGCAAAGAACGGCTCCTTGTCCGGCGTCATGATAATGGTCAGCGGCCACCCCCCGCTGCCGGTCATCATCTGGCAGACTGCCATGTAGACCTTGTCGATGTCAGGGCGCTCCTCACGGTCTATCTTGACCGAAACGAAGGTCTCGTTAATCAACCTGGCAACTTCGGCATCCTCAAAGGACTCGTGAGCCATGACGTGGCACCAGTGGCAGGTCGAGTAGCCGATAGAGAGAAAGACCGGCCTGTTTTCCTCTCTGGCTTTAGTAAACGCCTCGTCTCCCCACGGGAACCAGTCCACCGGATTATCCGCGTGTTGCCGCAAATAGGGACTCTTCTCTCTCGCTAACCTGTTCCGAATATTCATCAACACCACTATACTACTTATTCTTACTGCTAATCTTAGCCGTTCGCGGGAGCTTTTGATATGACTTTTATCTAATTTGTGAAAGGCAAATCAAACCGGGAGTAAAGAATTTTACAAACGCTGCCGGGTATGCTAATTGATATATATATACCAACCGGGAGGTGACATAATGGACGGGAAAGAAATACTGGTTAACGGGTACGAGGATGTACAGGGAGCGCTGGAAAGTACGCTCGACGGGCTCACGGCTGAAGAGATGGACTGGCAACCCAGACCTGACTGCAACAGCATCGGTTGGACTGCCTGGCACCTGATACGCGTGGAGGATAGTCAGATTGCCTCCCTGATGGGGGAGGAGCAGCTCTGGACGAAGGGCGGATGGCATGGCCGGTTCAACCGGCCGGCTGACGCCGAAGACAGCGGATTCGGCCACACCCCGGAGGAGGTAGCCCAATTCAAATCTCCCGCTGTACAGGTATTTATTGACTACGGCAAGGCGGTATCTGAGCGTACCCGGCAATACCTCCTCGGTATGTCAGCAACCGACCTGGAGCGGCCGATAGGCGAGTACTGGGAGGGAACACCCGTTCAGACAGGCTGGCGTCTGCTCAGCGTCCTGGAAGACTGCCTGGAACACGCCGGACAGATGGCTTACGTGCGCGGTCTCCGTCAGGGTAAAGGGTGGCAGCCGTACTGAACAGCGGCACCCCTGAAATAGGGAAAAAGGAGCTGCACCATGGAAGGTTTGGAGGTCAGAAACTCAGGCCGTAAAGGAAGAGGGGTCTTTGCCAGCCGGGATTTCAGTGAAGGAGAGCTGATTGAAACGTGCCATGTCATCCTGTGCCCGGAGCAGGATACGGAGCACATCAACAGGACGTTTCTCTATAACTACTATTTCAACTGGGGACCGGAGCGGAACCGGGTAGCCGTTGCCCTCGGCTTTGGCTCTTTGTACAATCACTCTTATCACCCGAATGCCCGGTATGAAAAAGATCTAGCGAGAAATCTGGTAAATTTCCGGTGCCTGAAACCTATTACCAGAGGTGAAGAGATTACCGTAAATTACAACGAGAACCCCTCTGACAAGAGACCGGTCTGGTTTCTGAAGAGAAAGAGCGAAAAGAGATAGCGGGGAGTTTCCGTCTGCCGGAATTGGTGATCCCGGCGTACTATTCATGCTTGTGGGCTGTTACAGGCCGAACAATAACGCCAGCTTCCGGCGGACCCTCTTCCCGGCATTCAGGTTCCAGCAATTTATTACCGATAGCCGGAAACCGCCCGGAGGCATGGCATGAGCCTCCGGTGGGCTATCCTCATGAAAGGTGATCTGAATGCTGGAGACTTCAGGTTCTTCAAGCAATGCGGAAACCGACTTCCGGTCGGGATGGTGGTACCGCATACCGTGCCTGCCCCACAAGACCACGCTGTAGCCGGTACGTCTTGAGGCATCATCGAAGTACCACTCCCCGTTCGAATAGAGTCCGATGACGCTCTCGAGCCACCCCACACCGTAGAGGTCTACGAACTGATCACTGAACCGCAGGTGGCAGTCGATAATCAACCCGCCGATGGTCTCCAGATTGATCATTCCGGAATAGCCGGCTAAATACTTTTCTATCCATTCACCACAACTTTCCTCAACGGCAGGTAACGTCCCGGACTGTACTACCCAGTAATCAAAGGTGCCTCTGCCAGCCGGGATGCCCTTAGTATGCCGCCACCACACCGGCTTTCCCTGAATCACCGCCACATCACTGCTGATATGTTCACCTTCAAGGAGCCTCATCCACATACACTCACCGTCAAGACTCTGCCGCAATTCTGCCGGCGTGGTGATAACTCCGGTTCCAATCCCCATCCCCCTCAGGTTCTGCACCGGTTTGCCGAATACCGGAAACCGGGAAGGGACCGCCCCGTCTGTCCCGCATTCAATACCCTGGCTCCGGCAAATCAGCACCTTGTTATAGACCCAGCGGTGCTCTTCGTACAGTTCATAGGCCAGTTCATCATCGGTCGGTATGACTAAATCCTCAGGGCAGGATACGTCCTCAAAGTACTGATTACGCCAGGGGTCTCTTTCCACTATCGGCATATCATTCACGTCAATAACTTGAGTATATAGGAACTGTAGTTTCCTCGAATATATTTGTCAATATCGCACTTCAGATGGTTCAGTTCAGTAGTGTTGATACCATTTAGAGGGAAAAGGGAGATATATTCGCAGAAATGGGAACTCTACAATAAAATGGCTAATTTAACCTTAAGTATTGAAACGATATATAATTATGACGATATGAACGTCAGCTCATCAAAGTATTTGATGCAGTTAGGGTGGGACTCCTTTTTCGAGAAAGAGTTTCAGCTAACTGGCCTTGCTGATTCTATTCCGGCTAGAATTGCTTCCGAGTCCAAAGGTTCTTATCAAGTATATAGTCAATATGGTGAATTAACCGCTAAGATCTCGGGCAGACTGCGATACCGTGCCGGGACAGAAAAACAGTATCCAGCTGTAGGCGATTGGGTAGTTGTGAAACCGAAGATCGAAGAGCGGAAGTGTATAATTCAAGCCCTGCTACCAAGGAAGAGTAAGTTTTCCAGGAAGGTCGCCGGGGAACTAACGGAGGAACAAATAGTATCTGCTAATGTGGATACCGTTTTCATCGTAAACGGTCTGGACGGTGGTAGAAATTTCAACCTTCGCAGGATTGAGCGTTACCTGGCGCTCGCCTGGGGCAGTGGGGCTGTACCCGTTATTGTTCTGAATAAAGTAGATCTGTGCCCGGATGCCGATACATTTATTCGGAACGTCGAAGCTATCGCCCCGGGCGTATTCGTTCACCCTGTGAGTGCCAAGAAACGGATTGGACTGGATATGCTGAAGAATTACTTGATCGAAGGGCGTACAGTTGCCTTTCTGGGATCTTCTGGAGTCGGGAAGTCCGCTCTTATCAACGCTTTGCTTGGTGTTGAGAAGCAGAAAATAGGCGAAGTGCGAGACGATGACCGGATGGGCAGACATACTACAACCAGACGTGAGCTCATCATTCTTCCTGGCGGTGGAATGGTGATCGACACACCGGGAATGAGGGAGATCCAGATGTGGGCTAGTGAAGAAGACCTCCAGGGAACATTTCATGACATTGAAATGCTATCCAAAAGCTGTCGTTTTAGCGATTGCACTCACAAAGCGGAGTCGGGCTGTGCAGTGAAAGAAGCTGTCGAACGCGGTGACCTTGATCCAGCCAGGTTAGATAATTATCGGAAGCTGCAAAACGAGCTGAATTATCTGGCTTCAAGAGAGGAAGGCAGCACCCGGCTCCGTGAAAAGGCAAAGTGGAAGAAGATCTCCCAATGGGCAAAAGAAATACGAGACAAATAACGGCCGGTTATTCATTTACCCGCCACTTTTTTAAAGATGGCGTAATGCTTGAAGCGGATTATTATCTAGTAGTCAAGAAAAAGCGTTGACCTTGACTACAGAGCAGCCCCAAAAGTCCCTCGCTGTTTCATCTGATGAGGTCCTCCAGCGCCGAACCGGCGTCCGGGAACCGGAATTCAAATCCCAGCTCTGACAGGTGCCGCGGAATAGCTCGCTGCCCGTCCAGCAGAGCGGTCGCCATCTCACCGAAGAGCAGGCGCAAGGCTAGAGCAGGTACCGGAACGAACGCTGGTCGCCTGATCTGTTGCCCCAGCAGGCGGCTGAATTCCCTGTTAGTGAGTGGAACCGGCGCGGTCAAATTGAACGGACCGCTGGCAGCTTCGTTTTCTATAAGGAAGCGGATTGCGCCAACTTCATCAGCGATATGAATCCAGGGAAACCACTGCCGTCCGCTGCCCAGACGACCGCCAGCGAAGAAACGAAACGGCAGAAGCATCCGGGGTAAAGCGCCGCCTTGCCTGGTGAGGACTACTCCCGTGCGAATAATCGCCCGCCGCACCCCCAGCGCTTCCACCGGAGCCGATGAAGCCTCCCAGCCTGCGGCAAGCCGTGCCAGAAAATCATGTCCCGGCGGCGTCTCTTCTGTAATTTCTTCATCGCTACAGGAACCATAGTAACCGATACCCGAAGCCTGAATGACGATACGAGGTTTACGGACGGCCACTCTCACGGCCTCGATAACGGCCTGTCCCGCGTTCATGCGGCTCTGTAAAATTGCGTGCTTGCGCGCATCAGTCCAGCGGCCTGAGCTGATGTTCTCACCGGCAAGGTTAACGATGGCATCGGCGCCATCAGCCAGGGAGTTCCATCCGTCGATGGTGCGGCCGTCCCAACTTTCCGCGCGTGCTCCTGCCGGTAAGCCGGTAACACGCTCCGGCCGCCGGCTGAGAATTATAACCTCGTAGTCGGGAACCAGAAAGGCAGCAAGTGCCCGACCAATGAGTCCGCTACCACCGGTTATCAGGATACGCACTAACTCTTCCTTCCCGCGGCGATATTTCAGCATCGATAATAATGCAAATCAGATGCCTGTAACTCGGGGCGTGAATATATTCTTCACGGCGGTCTTTCATACATAAATATAATATATCCTGCTTCTGATTGGCCGCAACTCAGTTGCAGGACAACCTGCAATCCCTAACACTATCCGGGCTTGAGTACAAGGACTATTCATGGCGTGATGTTTCCTCCGTCATCACGTTCCGTACCGCTGGACGGTTCTGAGTCCGTTATCGGCTCCGGTTTGCGGGTCTCGGGAACGGGTTCGGTGTCCGGGGTAAGTGTTTGGTCATCTGGATTAGAGGCACCATCTTCTGCCGTACTATCATCCGGCGATGGTCCGGCCGGTTCAGTGGTCGTCCCGGTATCCGGCGCAGGCGCAGGGTCGGGTGGTCTGGTGGTGCCGCTATCGCTGGTCATGTTATCCTCTGGAGTTTGTCTGATTGGCGCTGGTTTCAGCGATGGTCTGGTAGGAGCTTCCGTAGTCCCATCCGGTGACGGAGTCAGTTCGGGCATTCGTATCGTACCCTGGCTGGATGGGTCAGCGGGACGAATCGGCACCGCGCGCTGTCTGGCGTATTCAGTCTCCACAACGGTCTCCGGGGCTTTTCCGGCCAGCGGTACCACTGACACGACTTTGCCGCCGAGTGAGGAGTCTTCAGCGGCATCGAGGTTGATGTGGATAACCCATCCCTGTCCGGCGACGCCTTTTAAGGTTTCTGCGTGCTCGAAGACCACGCTGCCGCCACGTCTCACCTGGATGCTCAGCGGGACAGCCTCCCCGGAGACAGCCCTGACCACTACCGCATACTCGCCGGGGGCAGGTTCCTCAACCGTAATTTGCTGCCGGTCAGGGGAAAGTGCAGCCTTTGAGCCGGTAATCTGGTTGAAAGCCAGGCCGCTGGGCAGGTAGCCGGTACTCGCGCCATTCGGGTCCCGGACCGAGCTGACTCCCGGTATGCCAGTTGAAACGGTTAGCTCGTTCTGAAACGCCCGCGCGGGCACGATGGCGGAAGGTGTTGCCCCCTGCCGTATATCGATGCGCTGTTCAGCCACCAGGCGTAACTCTTTATCAAGACCGATGACATCGATAGCCCCTTCGGTCACGGATAGCCTGGTGCGGCCGGACTCATCTACCTGCGTCCCGAAGGAAGTCCCCCGGGCTACCACTCTGACCTGAGGCATCTCTACCGCGAAATAAGGACTCTCTCCGCCTGCGGCCAGCACATGGTTCCACGTCCCCCCCGATTTCTGCTCCACCGCGATACGCACCGAACGCTGTTCCAGGTATTCCAGTTCACGGACGGTTACCTCTGTGTCCGGCTCCAGCTTCATGGTGCTGCCGTCAAAGAAGGTCAGCAGGGCATAAGAACCGGCATCAGTTCTTACCTGGGTACCGGCCGCCAGCTTCACACCGTCAGTTCCCTGCTCCCACGCGGTAGCACCGGCGGGCATTACTTCGGCGCTGCCCTTCAAGAGGCTGAGCGTATACTCCTGGGCATAAACCGGCTCAGGAGAAAATAAGGGGGAAACCAGCCAGAAGCCAAGCGCCGCCAGAACGATGACTATCGCAGGAACCAGGGGTCTGGCGATAAATCTGTGACCGAGCCAGGAAAGGCCGGGTATCCGGCGGTGTTCCCGGCTGGCATCCCTGGCTTCATTCCGGAGACGTGTCATAAGGCGGGCCTGCGACTTCTGCCGGAACTCCTCGGACGGAGAAACCCTGGGGACGGATAAGACGGTCAGCGCCATTCTCAGCCGCGGTTCCAGCTTCGCTCTGTATCGAGGATAATCGGCAAGACACTGCTCCACCGTCTCACCACGACTGAGACGGGCAAGACACCTATCAAGGATTTTCTGGATGTCATCCGTCATTACTTTTACCTCCCACCGTCAAGCCTCCGCCGCAGGCTATCCAGGGCTCGCATTTGCAGCGCTCTAACCGCTCCCTGGCGCTTCCCCAATATACGACCGATTTCATTATTGTCCGCTTCATTCAGGAATTTGAGCGTGATTATCTGTTTCTGAGCTTCCGGCAGGTCGGAAACCGCGTCCAGTACCTTCTGCCATTCCTCCACGGACTCTACTTCTCGCGTCGGATCTCCGTCGTCAGTAAAATCTAACCCTTCAAGGAATACCTCTCTGTGATTCCGGCGGATAGTGTCAATCGCCTGGTTTCGAGCGATTCGATACAGCCAGGCGGAGAAGGTTTCCTCTTTCCCCCGGCAGGACTTGATCCCCTTCCAGGCTTTGACGAAGACTTCTTCGGTGACATCTTCGGCCATCATCCTGTCACCAAGCTGGTAGAAGACGTAGCGGTAAATACGATCAAGGTAGATGCTATAGAGTGCGCCATAAGCCTCCACATCACCATCAATCGCTCGCTTGAGAATTCCGCTGATGTCGGGTCCGTCGGAAGGGACTGCCACAGTAGCGGTGTCGACCTCCTGTATTAGTAATACGAACGAATGCTGTATGTTGTTACGCGGCTATTCAACTTATTCTAGAAAACGATTAACCGGGGGAAAAGTTATCTTCCCACAAATATACATTGGTGTAAACTCTTATCTCAAAAATGACCACCATAACAAAGCAATATCCCTCTACGTATTAACTTTTAGAAAGAAAAAAGGAGGGCAACATGAAAAGACTGTTAATTCTAATTACCATTCTACTGGTCACCCTGACCGCATTCGCTGTTCCTGTAGCGGCGGCTGCTCCCGAGGGGGACGACCCACCTGACAACAGGCACGAACTGGCGGTAAGAGCACCGCGAGTCATCGGGATTGGTGAGAATGCCGAAATCACGGTAGTTGACCGGGATACCGGCAGACCGGTGAACAGGGCCGGGGTCTGGGCAGTCGCCTTCAGACAAGGTGGAAACGAACCCCTGCCGATCGCGGATGTGGCCTCGGCGCAGGAGGACGGTATTTCCCTGGGCTGGACTGACCATGACGGGAAAGTAATTCACGTCTTCGAGAAAGGCGGAGCCTCCCTGCTGATTGCGTTCAAGGACGGACATCTCCCGGGCTTTGCCTGGACATATGTTCAGTCTGCGAAACAACTGTACATCAGGACTCCTCAATCGGCTGCCGTAGGAGAACCTGTCACGATGGGCATATTTGAACGTAATACCGGCACGCCGGTAGCCGGTGCCGGGGTCTGGGCACTCCTCGCCGATGAGCCGACGATAGCTCCGAGCAGTAGAGATACGGTAGCCATCAACACCGAGACGGATGACCTTGCCGACACCGCCATGAAGAGAGGCATCTTCCTGGGCAGAACAAACAATGAAGGCCGGGTCACCCATACCTTCGAAAAAGCCGGAGGCTACTACCTGGTGGCTGTCAAGGACGGGTATGCTCCGGGTTATGGCAAGATCAGGATTGTTCCAACAACAAGACAGCTTTATATCAGGGCTCCACAATCAGCTATCATAGGAGAACCTGTTACGATGGGCGTCTTTGAATGGAATACCGGCACGCCGGTAGCCGGTGCCGGCGTCTGGGCGCTGCTCACCGATGGCTTCACAGTAGCGCCGGATAGAGAAGACCTGGCTGATATCGCCATGAAAAGGGGCATCTTCCTGGGCAGAACGGATGAAAAAGGGCTGGTGACCCACAAGTTCGAAAAAGCCGGCGGCTATTACCTGTTGGCCATCAAGGATGGGTATGCTCCGGGCTTCGGCAAGATTACTATCAGGCCATCAATCACTCCCAAGCCCATTCCGGTGCCGCAATCAAGCGTGCTCGAACCGGTGACCTCCAGGCCGCAACCCTTAGTTGAGACGGTTAAGAGAATGGTAACCAGATGGCTTCCCGCTCCGGATTCAAGGCCAAATCCGTAGTTTTCATCTCCTTCCCTTAACTTGTGTCTTCAGGTCAAGCTTTGCCTGGCAACCGGGGGCTACCTAGCCCCCGGTCTCGGTCTTTAAAGCTCGTCGTATGCCCTATGCCCTCTATGGGCATTTTTA
This is a stretch of genomic DNA from Dehalococcoidales bacterium. It encodes these proteins:
- a CDS encoding FecR domain-containing protein; this translates as MTDDIQKILDRCLARLSRGETVEQCLADYPRYRAKLEPRLRMALTVLSVPRVSPSEEFRQKSQARLMTRLRNEARDASREHRRIPGLSWLGHRFIARPLVPAIVIVLAALGFWLVSPLFSPEPVYAQEYTLSLLKGSAEVMPAGATAWEQGTDGVKLAAGTQVRTDAGSYALLTFFDGSTMKLEPDTEVTVRELEYLEQRSVRIAVEQKSGGTWNHVLAAGGESPYFAVEMPQVRVVARGTSFGTQVDESGRTRLSVTEGAIDVIGLDKELRLVAEQRIDIRQGATPSAIVPARAFQNELTVSTGIPGVSSVRDPNGASTGYLPSGLAFNQITGSKAALSPDRQQITVEEPAPGEYAVVVRAVSGEAVPLSIQVRRGGSVVFEHAETLKGVAGQGWVIHINLDAAEDSSLGGKVVSVVPLAGKAPETVVETEYARQRAVPIRPADPSSQGTIRMPELTPSPDGTTEAPTRPSLKPAPIRQTPEDNMTSDSGTTRPPDPAPAPDTGTTTEPAGPSPDDSTAEDGASNPDDQTLTPDTEPVPETRKPEPITDSEPSSGTERDDGGNITP
- a CDS encoding sigma-70 family RNA polymerase sigma factor, with translation MAVPSDGPDISGILKRAIDGDVEAYGALYSIYLDRIYRYVFYQLGDRMMAEDVTEEVFVKAWKGIKSCRGKEETFSAWLYRIARNQAIDTIRRNHREVFLEGLDFTDDGDPTREVESVEEWQKVLDAVSDLPEAQKQIITLKFLNEADNNEIGRILGKRQGAVRALQMRALDSLRRRLDGGR